Proteins from one Sphingomonas sp. HF-S4 genomic window:
- a CDS encoding heparinase II/III family protein, with product MSGYATRVRTLLAIGATNGLRVLDYRLGLKSGLHPVQRVTAALPAAGPFFTLPSAVDPARRAPAAWHDEATLFGAYPIAIGAQPPAWTRDPLTEPGAQDPAPDTLPPWWQIGDFAGGDIKRVWELSRFDWAMAFAQHARAGEVGAVERLNHWIEDWVRANPAYRGPNWKCAQEASIRVLHLSVAAMLLSDATMSAPLRSLVDAHVRRILPTLSYARAQDNNHATSEAGALFVAGAWMTCAGLPEGAELARRGRSLIERAVARLFAPDGSFSQYSVNYHRVALDTLSIVELWRRRAGLPPFNTTWNQRASGAANWLRLMVDPASGDAPNLGANDGANLLPLTDAAYRDYRPSVQLATVLFQERRAFPPGPWDESLAWLGVAPPDTVAELPERAIFDDGGYAVLRQAEAMVMLRYPRFRFRPSHADAMHVDLWLAGRNLLRDGGSYSYNTEAEWLDYFGGVRSHNTIEFDARPQMPRLSRFLFGDWLATDMRRSTDMGFAAAYRHRAGWRHHREVRLDGHLTVIDTLDGFEREARLRWRLAPGDWRIEDGVVTDGEHWLEMRADVPIVSLKLTSGWESRHYLEKTPLPVLEAVITRPGRVTSEYRWTA from the coding sequence ATGAGCGGCTACGCCACTCGGGTGCGCACGCTTTTGGCGATCGGCGCGACGAACGGGCTGCGGGTTCTGGATTATAGGCTCGGGCTGAAGTCGGGCCTTCATCCGGTGCAACGAGTCACTGCCGCGCTTCCCGCCGCGGGGCCGTTCTTTACGCTCCCATCTGCAGTCGATCCAGCCAGGCGCGCGCCCGCGGCGTGGCATGACGAGGCAACGCTGTTCGGGGCCTATCCGATTGCGATAGGCGCTCAGCCGCCGGCATGGACGCGTGATCCACTGACCGAGCCCGGCGCACAAGATCCGGCGCCGGACACACTGCCGCCCTGGTGGCAGATCGGGGACTTTGCGGGCGGCGACATCAAGCGCGTCTGGGAACTGTCCCGCTTCGATTGGGCCATGGCATTCGCGCAGCACGCACGAGCCGGCGAAGTCGGTGCGGTTGAGCGGCTGAACCATTGGATCGAGGACTGGGTGCGGGCCAATCCGGCCTATCGTGGCCCCAATTGGAAATGCGCCCAGGAAGCCTCGATCCGCGTGCTTCATCTGTCAGTCGCGGCGATGCTGCTGAGCGATGCGACCATGTCGGCGCCGCTTCGGTCCTTAGTCGACGCCCATGTCCGACGCATTCTGCCCACGCTCTCCTACGCGCGCGCGCAGGACAATAACCACGCCACTTCCGAGGCTGGGGCGCTGTTCGTCGCGGGAGCATGGATGACCTGTGCCGGGCTGCCCGAAGGGGCGGAACTGGCACGTCGCGGGCGATCGTTGATCGAGCGCGCGGTGGCGCGGCTCTTCGCGCCCGACGGCAGCTTCAGCCAATATTCGGTCAACTATCATCGAGTCGCGCTGGACACGCTTTCGATCGTGGAGCTGTGGCGTCGCCGTGCAGGGCTGCCGCCGTTCAACACGACGTGGAACCAGCGCGCCAGCGGCGCGGCAAACTGGCTGCGTCTCATGGTGGACCCGGCCAGCGGCGACGCACCCAATCTCGGGGCCAATGACGGCGCGAATTTGCTGCCGCTGACCGATGCCGCGTATCGCGATTACCGGCCCTCGGTGCAGCTCGCTACCGTGCTCTTTCAGGAACGACGCGCGTTTCCGCCCGGCCCATGGGACGAAAGCTTAGCCTGGCTGGGGGTCGCTCCGCCCGATACGGTGGCGGAACTGCCCGAGCGAGCGATATTCGATGACGGCGGCTATGCGGTGTTGCGACAGGCAGAAGCGATGGTGATGCTGCGCTATCCGCGGTTCCGATTTCGGCCGAGCCACGCCGATGCGATGCATGTCGATCTCTGGCTGGCCGGTCGCAATCTGCTGCGCGATGGCGGATCGTACAGCTACAATACCGAAGCCGAGTGGCTCGACTATTTCGGCGGGGTGCGTTCGCATAATACGATCGAGTTCGACGCACGGCCGCAAATGCCGCGCCTGTCGCGGTTCTTGTTCGGCGACTGGCTGGCGACCGACATGCGCCGGTCGACCGACATGGGTTTCGCCGCTGCCTATCGGCACCGGGCAGGTTGGCGGCATCATCGCGAGGTTCGGCTGGACGGACATCTCACCGTGATCGACACCTTAGACGGTTTCGAACGCGAGGCGCGGCTGCGGTGGCGGCTCGCTCCTGGAGATTGGCGGATCGAGGACGGCGTCGTTACCGATGGAGAGCATTGGCTGGAAATGCGGGCCGATGTGCCGATCGTGTCGCTCAAGCTGACCAGCGGCTGGGAGTCGCGTCATTATCTGGAGAAGACGCCACTTCCCGTGCTGGAGGCAGTCATCACGCGACCCGGACGCGTGACAAGTGAGTATCGTTGGACGGCATGA
- a CDS encoding bi-domain-containing oxidoreductase, producing the protein MKQIVQQLDSGLTAIVEAPSPRVASGTLLIKTTCSLISAGTERMLVGFGKASLLAKARQQPERVKDVLGKVRTDGLFATIDAVRSKLGQPLPLGYCNVGEVIQVGDGVSGFKPGDRVVSNGAHADIVRVPVNLCAKIPDSVSDEAAAFTVVASIGLQGIRLAEPTLGESFVVTGAGLIGLLTIQLLRAQGCRVLAIDFDDTKLALARRFGAETCNPAKGEDPVAAGMGFSRGRGVDGVIITASTKSNDPVTQAAHMCRKRGRIILVGVVGLELNRADFYDKELTFQVSCSYGPGRYDPAYEDHGRDYPLAFVRWTEQRNFEAILDLLQSGELQTDPLVTRRFAFEEAETAYAELTGDNAGLGFVLEYSSPVEDRLTSITRFDAATPFTTDRPTVVVIGAGNYASRVLIPALKAADAQLHTVVTSGGLSGAISARRNGFAGASTDAAAALADPAIDTAIIATRHDSHAGLVVDALNNGKHAFVEKPLAIDLDQVAAVENAYAAAQARGKAPQLMVGFNRRFAPQVVKMKALLNQVSEPKSFLMVMNAGAIPARHWTQDDAIGGGRIIGEACHFIDLMRFLAGTPIVDVAARRMGDTPHVEIVEDKASITLGFEDGSFGTILYLANGSAAFPKERIEVFAAGRVLQIDNFRRMKGYGWPGFRKQNSLRQDKGQAACAAAFLTAVKTGTPAIPVDEIFEVARASIQAATTLRRQ; encoded by the coding sequence ATGAAACAGATCGTCCAGCAGCTTGATAGTGGTCTTACTGCGATTGTCGAGGCTCCGAGCCCGCGCGTGGCTTCGGGCACGCTTCTCATCAAGACCACCTGCAGCCTGATTTCGGCTGGCACCGAACGCATGCTGGTTGGTTTCGGCAAGGCGTCCTTGCTAGCCAAGGCCCGGCAGCAGCCCGAGCGCGTCAAGGACGTGCTGGGCAAGGTCCGCACGGACGGGCTCTTCGCCACGATCGATGCGGTTCGCTCAAAACTCGGTCAGCCGTTGCCGCTCGGCTATTGCAATGTCGGAGAGGTGATCCAGGTCGGCGATGGCGTCAGCGGCTTCAAGCCGGGCGACCGTGTCGTCTCGAACGGGGCGCATGCCGATATCGTGCGCGTGCCGGTAAATCTGTGCGCCAAGATACCGGATAGCGTGTCCGACGAGGCCGCTGCCTTCACGGTGGTCGCAAGCATTGGGTTGCAGGGCATTCGCCTCGCTGAGCCGACGCTTGGTGAGAGCTTCGTAGTGACGGGCGCCGGCCTGATCGGCTTGCTCACCATCCAGTTGCTGCGCGCTCAGGGCTGCCGCGTGCTGGCGATCGATTTCGACGATACCAAGCTCGCTCTCGCACGCCGCTTCGGTGCGGAAACCTGCAATCCGGCCAAGGGCGAGGATCCGGTCGCGGCCGGCATGGGGTTCAGCCGTGGCCGGGGCGTGGATGGCGTGATCATCACGGCCTCCACCAAATCGAACGATCCGGTCACGCAGGCCGCGCATATGTGCCGCAAGCGCGGGCGGATCATCTTGGTGGGTGTCGTTGGGCTCGAACTCAACCGTGCCGATTTCTACGACAAGGAACTGACGTTTCAGGTATCCTGTTCCTACGGGCCGGGACGCTACGACCCGGCGTATGAGGACCACGGGCGCGATTACCCCTTGGCCTTCGTCCGATGGACCGAACAGCGCAACTTCGAGGCGATTCTCGACCTGCTGCAGAGTGGCGAACTCCAGACGGACCCGCTCGTCACTCGCCGCTTCGCGTTCGAAGAGGCGGAAACCGCTTATGCCGAACTTACCGGCGACAATGCTGGTCTGGGTTTCGTTTTGGAATATAGCTCACCGGTCGAGGACCGCCTGACCAGCATCACGCGCTTCGATGCGGCGACACCTTTCACAACCGACCGTCCGACCGTCGTGGTGATCGGAGCGGGCAACTATGCGTCGCGCGTGCTGATTCCTGCCCTGAAGGCCGCCGACGCGCAGCTTCACACGGTGGTCACATCGGGCGGGCTAAGCGGCGCAATTTCGGCGCGGCGCAACGGTTTTGCCGGGGCAAGCACGGACGCCGCCGCCGCGCTGGCCGATCCGGCGATCGACACCGCGATCATTGCCACGCGGCATGACAGCCATGCGGGTCTGGTCGTCGACGCACTAAACAACGGCAAGCACGCTTTTGTCGAAAAGCCACTGGCTATCGATCTTGATCAGGTCGCGGCGGTTGAAAATGCCTATGCTGCAGCGCAGGCACGGGGAAAAGCGCCCCAGCTCATGGTTGGATTCAACCGCCGTTTCGCACCGCAGGTCGTGAAGATGAAGGCGCTGCTCAACCAAGTTTCCGAGCCCAAGAGCTTCCTGATGGTGATGAATGCAGGCGCCATACCCGCGCGGCACTGGACCCAGGACGATGCGATCGGCGGCGGCCGGATCATCGGAGAAGCGTGCCACTTCATCGACCTGATGCGCTTCCTCGCAGGGACGCCGATCGTCGATGTCGCGGCGCGGCGCATGGGCGACACGCCGCACGTCGAGATTGTTGAGGACAAGGCATCGATTACGCTCGGCTTTGAGGACGGGTCGTTCGGCACGATCCTGTATCTCGCAAACGGCTCGGCCGCCTTTCCCAAGGAGCGAATTGAAGTCTTCGCCGCGGGACGGGTTCTCCAGATCGACAATTTCCGGAGGATGAAAGGTTATGGCTGGCCGGGCTTCCGCAAGCAAAATTCGCTGCGCCAGGACAAGGGGCAAGCGGCATGCGCTGCGGCGTTCCTTACGGCGGTGAAAACTGGCACGCCCGCGATCCCCGTCGACGAGATCTTCGAGGTCGCGCGCGCGTCGATCCAGGCGGCGACAACCCTCCGCCGGCAATGA
- a CDS encoding AglZ/HisF2 family acetamidino modification protein — MPRARVIPCLLVRDGGLVKTRRFGDDKYVGDPINAVRIFNEKEVDELIVVDIDATVQGREPDYAMIENLAAECRMPLCYGGGISSVEQAKRIMSLGVEKVSLSAAAIARPALIGEIAEQVGSQSVVVVLDVKKKMLGGYRAFTRNGKVDSKVSPVEFAQKAEALGAGEIVLNMIEHDGVMNGYDLALASQVRDATRLPLTLLGGAGSLAHLNEAVERLGTIGLAAGSLFVFKGPYRAVLISYPTHAERAALQQIVGS; from the coding sequence ATGCCGCGTGCCCGCGTGATCCCCTGCCTGCTGGTGCGCGACGGGGGACTGGTGAAGACCCGGCGCTTCGGCGACGATAAATATGTCGGCGACCCGATCAACGCGGTGCGCATCTTCAACGAGAAGGAAGTCGACGAATTGATCGTCGTCGACATCGACGCAACCGTTCAAGGCCGCGAGCCGGACTATGCAATGATCGAAAACCTCGCGGCCGAATGCCGCATGCCCCTGTGCTATGGTGGGGGAATTTCCAGCGTCGAACAGGCGAAGCGGATCATGAGCCTGGGCGTGGAAAAGGTCTCGCTCAGTGCTGCCGCGATCGCCCGGCCTGCATTGATTGGTGAAATTGCCGAACAGGTGGGAAGCCAGAGCGTCGTCGTCGTCCTCGACGTCAAGAAGAAGATGCTCGGTGGCTATCGCGCGTTCACCCGCAACGGCAAGGTTGATTCCAAGGTTTCCCCAGTGGAGTTCGCCCAGAAGGCGGAGGCGCTTGGCGCAGGGGAGATCGTGCTGAACATGATCGAGCACGACGGCGTGATGAACGGCTACGACCTTGCTCTTGCCAGCCAGGTTCGCGATGCCACCCGCCTTCCGCTGACGCTGCTGGGCGGCGCAGGGTCTCTCGCCCATCTCAATGAGGCGGTGGAGCGCCTCGGCACGATTGGGCTGGCAGCCGGAAGCCTGTTCGTTTTCAAGGGTCCGTATCGCGCGGTTCTCATCAGCTATCCCACGCATGCCGAGCGCGCCGCGCTGCAGCAGATCGTGGGTTCCTAA
- the hisH gene encoding imidazole glycerol phosphate synthase subunit HisH has protein sequence MIAILSYGLGNIKAFANIYKGLNIPVVAAEDRATLAAADRIILPGVGAFDHAMLRLRASGLFETLEEQVIGRGKPVLGVCVGMQMLAQSSEEGEQPGLGWIDGRVAKISFPEGAARGLLPHMGWSAIRPKAGQPLLDGLDEEVGFYFLHSYRFICNDPADVIATADYATPFDCAVRRGNVNGVQFHPEKSHHNGIRLLKNFAEN, from the coding sequence GTGATCGCCATTCTCAGCTACGGTCTAGGCAATATCAAAGCATTCGCCAACATCTACAAGGGGTTGAACATCCCGGTCGTCGCGGCGGAGGACCGCGCCACGCTTGCGGCGGCGGATCGCATCATTCTGCCGGGCGTGGGCGCATTCGATCATGCGATGTTGCGGTTGCGCGCGTCCGGGCTCTTCGAAACGCTTGAAGAGCAGGTAATCGGTCGCGGCAAGCCCGTGCTGGGCGTTTGCGTCGGCATGCAGATGCTCGCGCAGTCAAGCGAGGAGGGCGAACAGCCGGGCCTCGGCTGGATAGACGGTCGCGTCGCGAAAATCAGCTTCCCGGAAGGCGCGGCGCGCGGATTGCTGCCGCATATGGGATGGAGCGCGATCAGGCCCAAAGCTGGCCAGCCCCTGCTTGACGGGCTGGACGAAGAGGTCGGCTTTTACTTCCTGCATTCGTATCGCTTCATCTGCAACGATCCAGCGGACGTGATCGCCACGGCGGACTATGCCACGCCGTTCGATTGCGCGGTGCGTCGCGGCAACGTCAATGGCGTCCAGTTTCATCCGGAAAAGAGCCATCACAACGGCATCCGGCTGTTGAAGAATTTCGCGGAGAATTGA
- a CDS encoding N-acetyl sugar amidotransferase — translation MRQYQICTNCVMDTSDSHISFDENGVCDHCRGFKEHVEPNWHPNAAGEQMFAKVVEKIKEDGKSRDFDCILGMSGGLDSSFLLHKAVKDFGLRPLVFHVDGGWNTDIAVSNIQALVDGLGLDLYTEVINWNEMRDFQLAFFKAGVPHIDIPQDHAFVATLYNFADKHNIKYILNGGNIATECVRNPLEWLYYGTDMRQLNDIRRQFGSVPMRTYPFSSVLRHKVYLRYIRKVEVVKPLDWMPYTKELARNTLSDLYGWKPYPQKHFESRFTRFYEGYWLPERFGYDTRRVQFSSLILTGQMRREEAIEALQHPAYDPETIDHEFDYIARKLGITSEELRGYFTMPKKSYADYKNQRWMFTLGAKVLQAIGAEKAVKR, via the coding sequence ATGAGACAGTACCAGATTTGCACCAACTGCGTGATGGACACGTCGGACTCGCACATCTCGTTCGATGAAAATGGCGTTTGCGATCATTGCCGTGGCTTCAAGGAACATGTCGAACCGAACTGGCACCCGAATGCCGCCGGTGAGCAGATGTTCGCCAAGGTGGTCGAGAAAATCAAGGAGGACGGCAAGAGTCGCGATTTCGACTGCATCCTGGGAATGAGTGGCGGTCTGGACAGTTCTTTCCTGTTGCACAAGGCCGTCAAGGATTTCGGTTTGCGACCGCTTGTATTCCACGTCGACGGCGGCTGGAACACGGATATCGCAGTGAGTAATATCCAGGCTTTGGTCGACGGCCTGGGGCTGGATCTCTACACCGAGGTGATCAACTGGAACGAGATGCGCGACTTCCAGCTTGCCTTTTTCAAGGCAGGCGTGCCGCACATCGACATTCCGCAGGATCATGCATTCGTAGCGACGCTGTACAACTTCGCCGATAAGCACAACATCAAGTACATTCTCAACGGCGGCAATATCGCCACTGAGTGCGTGCGCAATCCGCTCGAGTGGCTCTACTACGGCACTGACATGCGGCAGTTGAACGACATTCGACGTCAGTTCGGATCGGTGCCGATGCGGACCTATCCTTTTAGCAGCGTCCTTCGTCACAAGGTTTATCTGCGCTATATCCGCAAGGTAGAAGTGGTCAAGCCGCTCGACTGGATGCCCTATACAAAGGAGCTGGCGCGCAATACGCTGTCGGATCTTTATGGCTGGAAGCCCTATCCGCAGAAGCACTTCGAATCCCGCTTCACGCGCTTCTACGAGGGCTATTGGCTCCCGGAGCGGTTCGGCTACGATACGCGGCGCGTTCAGTTTTCCAGCCTCATTCTGACAGGGCAGATGCGTCGCGAGGAAGCGATCGAAGCGCTCCAGCATCCGGCTTATGATCCAGAGACGATCGACCACGAATTCGACTATATCGCGCGCAAATTGGGTATCACGAGCGAAGAGCTTCGCGGCTACTTCACGATGCCCAAGAAGAGCTATGCCGATTACAAGAACCAGCGCTGGATGTTCACTCTCGGGGCCAAGGTGCTCCAGGCGATCGGTGCGGAGAAGGCGGTCAAGCGGTGA
- a CDS encoding glycosyltransferase family 2 protein: protein MPYAYICTNYNNAHFTRAAVRTLNAGSRPPARIIVVDNRSEAKDVEALEALALEHANVDLVLNQENIGYFAGLNSGIDRMRAVDPTLTTMVVGNNDLEFPPDFGERLSEVVADCPDCPVISPYVETLDGMPQNPHVVSGVSRVRELIYDLYYANYHLAKLIRAVARRTHKVTDRRDEEGHATAQYIYQGHGSCYVLTAAFFREFERLWAPTFMMGEEFFLSRQLAERGLLTYYDPRIRVRHHCNGAIENVPARKMWRLARDAHRVYRRYIKPWHRQDYGPTPRSGEQ from the coding sequence ATGCCCTATGCCTATATCTGCACAAACTATAACAACGCGCACTTTACGCGGGCAGCCGTGCGCACGCTCAACGCGGGAAGCCGTCCCCCCGCACGCATCATTGTCGTGGACAACCGATCCGAAGCCAAGGACGTCGAAGCGCTGGAAGCACTCGCGCTCGAGCACGCGAATGTCGATTTGGTGCTTAACCAAGAGAATATCGGGTATTTCGCCGGATTGAACAGCGGCATCGACCGGATGCGCGCAGTGGATCCCACCCTGACGACGATGGTGGTCGGCAACAACGATCTGGAGTTCCCTCCTGATTTCGGCGAGCGGCTGAGCGAGGTGGTGGCGGATTGCCCAGATTGCCCAGTAATATCCCCCTATGTCGAGACACTAGACGGCATGCCGCAAAACCCCCATGTGGTTTCGGGGGTCAGCCGCGTGCGCGAACTCATTTACGACCTCTATTACGCCAACTATCATCTTGCGAAGCTGATCCGAGCGGTAGCCCGCCGCACGCACAAGGTCACCGACCGCCGCGATGAAGAGGGGCATGCCACTGCACAGTATATCTATCAGGGTCATGGCTCCTGCTACGTGCTCACGGCAGCGTTCTTCCGCGAATTTGAACGGCTCTGGGCGCCTACTTTCATGATGGGGGAAGAGTTCTTCCTCAGCCGACAATTGGCCGAGCGCGGACTCCTGACCTATTACGATCCGCGGATCCGCGTCCGGCATCACTGCAACGGCGCCATCGAGAATGTGCCCGCCCGAAAGATGTGGAGGCTGGCACGCGACGCCCATCGCGTCTATCGGCGCTACATCAAGCCCTGGCATCGTCAGGATTACGGCCCAACACCCAGAAGCGGCGAGCAATGA